The following proteins come from a genomic window of Actinomarinicola tropica:
- a CDS encoding ATP-binding protein, with amino-acid sequence MSEVVELEIPARPDFLSLARLVITGAANVEPTFSDDRIEDLRIAVSEAVTNAIEAHVSSGAEERVVLRCDLAEDRIEVEVIDRGSGFDPENAPTAPAPEDPERLLHESGLGIPLMRELVDETEFRASPTGTVVRLVVTRERRL; translated from the coding sequence GTGAGCGAGGTCGTCGAGCTCGAGATCCCGGCCCGACCGGACTTCCTCTCGCTCGCACGACTCGTCATCACGGGCGCGGCCAACGTCGAGCCGACCTTCTCCGACGACCGGATCGAGGACCTGCGCATCGCCGTCTCCGAGGCGGTCACCAACGCCATCGAGGCGCACGTCTCGTCCGGCGCCGAGGAGCGCGTCGTCCTGCGGTGCGACCTGGCGGAGGACCGCATCGAGGTCGAGGTCATCGACCGGGGCAGCGGCTTCGACCCCGAGAACGCCCCGACGGCGCCGGCTCCCGAGGACCCGGAGCGCCTCCTCCACGAGAGCGGGCTCGGCATCCCGCTCATGCGCGAGCTGGTCGACGAGACCGAGTTCCGCGCCTCCCCGACGGGCACCGTCGTGCGACTCGTCGTCACCCGCGAACGGCGGCTCTGA
- a CDS encoding STAS domain-containing protein produces MNLDTHERDGWTVVAASGEIDVVTAPSIRSEVVNLVVNGSTDIVLDFGRVDFIDSFGLGVMVGALKRVHSHEGRLRVVIGEPRVRGVLELTGIDRVLELYASVDDAIADDTPPAAHAGTELSG; encoded by the coding sequence ATGAACCTGGACACCCACGAGCGCGACGGATGGACCGTGGTCGCCGCATCCGGCGAGATCGACGTCGTCACCGCCCCGTCCATCCGCTCCGAGGTCGTCAACCTGGTCGTCAACGGCTCGACCGACATCGTCCTCGACTTCGGCCGCGTGGACTTCATCGACTCGTTCGGCCTCGGGGTCATGGTCGGGGCGCTCAAGCGGGTGCACAGCCACGAAGGCCGGCTCCGGGTGGTGATCGGGGAGCCGAGGGTGCGTGGTGTGCTCGAGCTGACGGGGATCGACCGGGTCCTCGAGCTGTACGCCTCCGTCGACGACGCCATCGCCGACGACACCCCGCCGGCCGCGCACGCCGGCACCGAGCTGAGCGGCTGA
- a CDS encoding DEAD/DEAH box helicase gives MTLTTSGSLESLLTELADDGRLVHVERIPARPARHAPLAQPLRGPAADLVPSGGLWSHQAEAIDHLRAGRSVAVATGTASGKSLCYQLPIVEAITTGPAPATALAMFPTKALAQDQLRALTDLGAPGVVAVTYDGDTSPEARAWARTHANVVLTNPDMLHAGILPHHGRWATFLRRLRFVVIDELHVLRGVFGTHVAHLLRRLRRLCELYGSSPTFVFCSATIGEPGRLAGTLCGLDVAEVLDDGSPRGERTVALLDPPVLDVVTGVRSSGHAEAASVMADLVRRGHRSLAFSRSRTGTELLAADVKARLDADLADAVRPYRGGYLATERREIEAALFSGELRGVVATTALELGVDIGGLDACVLDGYPGTIASLWQQVGRAGRDQQSSVAVLVAGDDQLDRWFMTHPRELFVRPPEPAVVNPSNPEILAPHLACAAYEKPLVRTDGRFWGELLDDGVRDLVLRDRLRIRHDRHGDPRAVWAGRGWPSHGVGLRSGSAREVRIATPDGRLVGLVDEARAHSLVHPGAIYLHQGKVWRVDRLDLDDLAAIVVPDPGDTYTQARTDVAVEILRTDARRQVGAAELSLGRVRIRSQVVGYQRKDVRTRDVIETVELDLPPTTLDTRGFWYTLAPSILAEAGVAPGAVPGTLHAAEHAAISLLPLFTICDRWDVGGVSTALQADTGLPTVVIHDGYPGGTGIAELGYEAADRHLPATLELLDACGCADGCPSCVQSPKCGNGNEPLDKHGAIALLRRVLDS, from the coding sequence ATGACCCTCACCACCTCGGGTTCGCTCGAGTCGCTGCTCACCGAGCTGGCCGACGACGGCCGGCTGGTGCACGTCGAGCGGATCCCCGCGCGCCCCGCCCGCCACGCGCCTCTCGCCCAGCCGCTGCGGGGTCCGGCCGCGGACCTCGTGCCGAGCGGGGGACTGTGGTCGCACCAGGCGGAGGCCATCGACCACCTCCGGGCCGGACGGTCGGTCGCGGTGGCCACCGGCACCGCCTCGGGCAAGTCGCTCTGCTACCAGCTGCCCATCGTCGAGGCGATCACCACCGGTCCCGCACCGGCCACCGCCCTCGCCATGTTCCCCACCAAGGCCCTGGCCCAGGACCAGCTGCGGGCCCTCACCGACCTCGGCGCCCCCGGGGTCGTCGCCGTCACCTACGACGGCGACACCAGCCCCGAGGCCCGGGCGTGGGCCCGCACGCACGCCAACGTGGTGCTGACCAACCCGGACATGCTCCACGCCGGCATCCTCCCCCACCACGGCCGGTGGGCCACGTTCCTCCGACGCCTGCGGTTCGTCGTGATCGACGAGCTCCACGTGCTGCGCGGGGTGTTCGGCACCCACGTCGCCCACCTGCTCCGGCGTCTGCGGCGTCTGTGCGAGCTGTACGGCTCGTCCCCCACCTTCGTGTTCTGCTCGGCCACGATCGGCGAGCCCGGTCGGCTGGCCGGCACGCTGTGCGGCCTCGACGTCGCCGAGGTCCTCGACGACGGGTCACCACGAGGGGAGCGCACCGTCGCCCTGCTCGACCCGCCGGTGCTCGACGTCGTCACCGGCGTGCGCTCGTCGGGCCACGCCGAGGCGGCGTCGGTCATGGCCGACCTCGTGCGTCGCGGCCACCGCTCGCTGGCGTTCAGCCGCAGCCGCACCGGCACCGAGCTGCTGGCCGCCGACGTGAAGGCCCGCCTCGACGCCGACCTCGCCGACGCCGTGCGGCCCTACCGGGGCGGGTACCTCGCCACCGAGCGTCGCGAGATCGAGGCCGCGCTCTTCAGCGGCGAGCTGCGGGGCGTGGTCGCCACGACAGCGCTCGAGCTCGGCGTCGACATCGGCGGCCTCGACGCGTGCGTGCTCGACGGGTACCCCGGCACGATCGCCTCGCTCTGGCAGCAGGTCGGACGCGCGGGACGGGACCAGCAGTCGTCGGTCGCGGTGCTCGTCGCCGGCGACGACCAGCTCGACCGCTGGTTCATGACCCACCCCCGGGAGCTGTTCGTCCGCCCGCCCGAGCCCGCGGTGGTCAACCCCTCGAACCCCGAGATCCTGGCCCCGCACCTGGCTTGCGCCGCCTACGAGAAGCCGCTCGTGCGCACCGATGGCCGCTTCTGGGGCGAGCTGCTCGACGACGGCGTGCGCGACCTCGTCCTCCGCGACCGCCTGCGCATCCGCCACGACCGCCACGGGGACCCCCGCGCCGTCTGGGCCGGGCGGGGCTGGCCGTCACACGGCGTCGGCCTGCGCTCCGGCTCGGCCCGCGAGGTCCGCATCGCCACACCCGACGGCCGACTCGTCGGTCTCGTCGACGAGGCCCGCGCCCACTCCCTCGTGCACCCCGGCGCGATCTACCTCCACCAGGGGAAGGTCTGGCGCGTCGACCGGCTCGACCTCGACGACCTCGCGGCCATCGTCGTCCCCGATCCCGGAGACACCTACACCCAGGCGCGCACCGACGTCGCGGTCGAGATCCTCCGCACCGACGCACGCCGGCAGGTGGGCGCCGCCGAGCTCTCCCTCGGGCGGGTTCGCATCCGCTCGCAGGTCGTCGGCTACCAGCGCAAGGACGTCCGCACCCGCGACGTCATCGAGACCGTCGAGCTCGACCTCCCGCCCACCACGCTCGACACCCGGGGCTTCTGGTACACGCTCGCGCCGAGCATCCTCGCCGAGGCCGGCGTCGCACCCGGGGCCGTCCCCGGGACGCTCCACGCCGCCGAGCACGCCGCCATCTCCCTGCTCCCGCTGTTCACGATCTGCGACCGTTGGGACGTCGGCGGTGTGTCGACGGCGCTCCAGGCCGACACCGGGCTCCCCACGGTCGTCATCCACGACGGCTACCCGGGCGGCACCGGCATCGCCGAGCTCGGCTACGAAGCAGCCGATCGCCACCTGCCGGCCACGCTCGAGCTGCTCGACGCGTGCGGCTGCGCCGACGGCTGCCCCTCGTGCGTGCAGTCCCCGAAGTGCGGCAACGGCAACGAGCCGCTCGACAAGCACGGCGCGATCGCCCTCCTCCGCCGGGTGCTCGACAGCTGA
- a CDS encoding alpha-ketoglutarate-dependent dioxygenase AlkB produces the protein MSTAELLWQPSLFGAEDAVEADLSFAAARRTTLSHGAWIDEVPDWAAGHADLFDELRRTAPWQEAERPMYDRIVAVPRLHTGVWSDPPARLRAMAQVLGDHYGCELPNISANLYRDGNDSVAWHGDRVGRVRADTVVAILTLGSPRRLLLRPNGGGRSLAVEPGPGDLFVMGGTCQRTWQHSVPKRAQAGPRVCVMFREPGGN, from the coding sequence ATGTCCACCGCCGAGTTGCTGTGGCAACCCTCGCTGTTCGGGGCCGAGGACGCCGTGGAGGCCGACCTCTCGTTCGCCGCCGCCCGTCGCACCACGCTGTCGCACGGCGCCTGGATCGACGAGGTGCCCGACTGGGCGGCGGGCCACGCCGACCTCTTCGACGAGCTGCGGCGCACCGCCCCGTGGCAGGAGGCCGAGCGGCCGATGTACGACCGGATCGTCGCCGTCCCTCGGCTGCACACCGGCGTGTGGTCCGATCCGCCGGCCCGACTCCGGGCGATGGCCCAGGTGCTCGGCGACCACTACGGGTGCGAGCTGCCCAACATCTCGGCCAACCTGTACCGCGACGGCAACGACTCCGTGGCGTGGCACGGCGACCGCGTCGGTCGCGTCCGGGCCGACACGGTCGTCGCCATCCTCACCCTCGGCTCCCCGCGCCGCCTGCTGCTCCGCCCGAACGGCGGGGGGCGGTCGCTGGCCGTCGAGCCCGGGCCGGGTGACCTGTTCGTGATGGGCGGCACCTGCCAGCGCACCTGGCAGCACTCGGTGCCGAAGCGGGCGCAGGCCGGTCCGCGCGTCTGCGTCATGTTCCGCGAGCCCGGCGGCAACTGA
- a CDS encoding DUF1206 domain-containing protein, whose translation MPGPTTRSSSGAADAASDAVADLARRHPEVVAAARVGWVAKGVVYVVLGLLAATLVVGGGGGGGSDQEVSQSGAIQELASTPLGTLGLWLVAIGLALHVLWRLASVALPAESSAKVWATRAAYVVSALTYAALAWSAVTLATGGSSGGSGDQESQVDSVTRSVMEMTAGRWIVGLAGLAVLAVGAVFIHRGWTESFAEELEPGGVGPVDQRSLRRMGVVGWVARGVMMLIVGWFVVQAAIQFSPDEAQGIDGALRDATSTWWGSLLVAVVALGLVVYGAYCALSAPRTRLTSPG comes from the coding sequence ATGCCCGGTCCCACGACCCGCTCTTCCTCCGGTGCCGCCGACGCGGCATCCGACGCCGTCGCCGACCTCGCTCGCCGCCACCCCGAGGTCGTCGCCGCGGCGCGGGTGGGCTGGGTGGCCAAGGGGGTCGTCTACGTCGTCCTCGGCCTCCTCGCGGCCACGCTCGTTGTCGGCGGCGGCGGCGGTGGGGGGTCCGACCAGGAGGTCTCCCAGAGCGGCGCGATCCAGGAGCTGGCGTCGACGCCGCTCGGCACGCTCGGCCTCTGGCTCGTCGCCATCGGGCTGGCGCTCCACGTGCTGTGGCGCCTCGCCTCGGTCGCCCTCCCCGCCGAGAGCTCGGCGAAGGTGTGGGCGACGCGCGCCGCCTACGTCGTCAGCGCGCTCACGTACGCGGCGCTGGCGTGGTCCGCCGTGACCCTGGCGACGGGCGGTTCCTCGGGCGGATCCGGCGACCAGGAGTCCCAGGTCGACAGCGTGACCCGCTCGGTGATGGAGATGACGGCGGGCCGGTGGATCGTGGGCCTCGCCGGTCTCGCCGTCCTCGCCGTCGGGGCGGTGTTCATCCACCGCGGCTGGACGGAGTCCTTCGCCGAGGAGCTCGAACCGGGCGGCGTGGGACCGGTCGACCAGCGGTCGCTGCGGCGGATGGGCGTGGTGGGGTGGGTCGCCCGAGGCGTGATGATGCTCATCGTGGGGTGGTTCGTCGTGCAGGCGGCGATCCAGTTCTCACCCGACGAGGCCCAGGGCATCGACGGCGCCCTGCGTGACGCGACCTCGACCTGGTGGGGGTCCCTGCTCGTCGCCGTCGTCGCCCTCGGTCTCGTCGTGTACGGCGCGTACTGCGCGCTGTCGGCTCCCCGCACCCGCCTCACCTCGCCGGGCTGA
- a CDS encoding TadE family protein gives MRGRHRDDGGQAAVELALVLPLVCTLLLAVVQIGLIVHTHLLVVHAAREAVRAAAVDPRPSAPEAAVVGGTPLRADRVQVDVTDAGSGRVRVRVTYDMPTDVPLVGPLLGDVRVSADAVMRVEHDGAPP, from the coding sequence GTGAGGGGTCGCCACCGGGACGACGGGGGCCAGGCCGCGGTCGAGCTGGCCCTCGTCCTCCCGCTGGTGTGCACCCTCCTGCTCGCCGTCGTGCAGATCGGGCTCATCGTGCACACGCACCTGCTCGTGGTCCACGCGGCGCGCGAGGCCGTGCGAGCCGCCGCAGTCGATCCGCGACCGAGTGCGCCCGAGGCGGCGGTCGTCGGCGGCACGCCCCTACGTGCCGACCGCGTGCAGGTCGACGTCACCGACGCCGGGTCCGGACGGGTGCGGGTGCGGGTCACCTACGACATGCCGACCGACGTCCCGCTCGTCGGACCGCTGCTCGGCGACGTCCGGGTGAGCGCCGACGCGGTGATGCGCGTCGAGCACGACGGCGCACCGCCGTGA
- a CDS encoding DUF4244 domain-containing protein: protein MSASLSLLDDAVLRCVVAIRCRVAHAMARADDRGQSTAEYALVMLGAAAVAVMVAKWAKDTDKITQLLDGVVDSILDKLT from the coding sequence ATGTCCGCATCCCTGTCCCTGCTCGACGACGCCGTCCTGCGCTGCGTCGTCGCCATCCGCTGCCGCGTCGCCCACGCGATGGCGCGCGCCGACGACCGCGGCCAGAGCACGGCCGAGTACGCCCTCGTCATGCTCGGTGCCGCGGCGGTGGCGGTGATGGTCGCCAAGTGGGCGAAGGACACCGACAAGATCACCCAGCTCCTCGACGGCGTCGTCGACTCCATCCTCGACAAGCTGACGTGA